A single window of Ananas comosus cultivar F153 linkage group 24, ASM154086v1, whole genome shotgun sequence DNA harbors:
- the LOC109728489 gene encoding AT-hook motif nuclear-localized protein 23-like yields the protein MAGLDLGTHYLHQHQHQHQHQFQPLHLHSDPAAAADDSGNPTSSSPPSGGDPSAAAVGAGCGGRRPRGRPPGSKNKPKPPVIITRESANTLRAHILEVAAGCDIFDALSAYARRRQRGVCVLSAAGSVTNVTLRQPSSSSSPSPAAAVATLPGRFDILSLAGSFLPPPAPPGATALAAFLSGGQGQVVGGSIVGALIAAGPVIVVAASFTNVAYERLPLDETDEAAVQNQGIDVNGNGNGNGNGNNNPYGDPAAVAPPLPFFMGPPQMAVDGVHVAWPPSNAAAAHRPPYS from the coding sequence atgGCGGGTCTGGATCTTGGCACGCACTACCTccaccagcaccagcaccagcaccagcaccagttCCAACCTCTCCACCTCCACTCCGACCCTGCCGCGGCCGCCGATGACAGCGGCaaccccacctcctcctccccgcCAAGCGGGGGCGACCCCTCGGCGGCTGCGGTGGGGGCAGGGTGCGGGGGGCGGCGGCCCCGCGGTCGCCCCCCGGGGTCGAAGAACAAGCCGAAGCCGCCGGTGATCATCACCCGCGAGAGCGCAAACACGCTGCGGGCGCACATCCTCGAGGTGGCGGCCGGCTGCGACATCTTCGACGCGCTGTCGGCCTACGCCCGCCGCCGCCAGCGCGGCGTCTGCGTGCTGTCCGCCGCCGGCTCCGTCACCAACGTCACTCTCCGCcagccctcctcctcctcctccccctcccccgccgccgccgtcgccaccCTCCCCGGCCGCTTCGACATCCTCTCCCTTGCCGGCTCCTTTCTCCCCCCACCAGCCCCCCCGGGAGCCACCGCCCTCGCCGCCTTCCTCTCCGGCGGCCAAGGCCAAGTCGTCGGCGGCAGCATCGTCGGCGCGCTCATCGCCGCAGGCCCGGTGATCGTCGTCGCCGCGTCGTTCACCAACGTCGCCTACGAGCGCCTCCCGCTCGACGAAACCGACGAGGCGGCGGTGCAGAACCAAGGAATTGACGTCAACGGCAACGGCAACGGCAACGGCAACGGTAATAATAATCCGTATGGCGACCCTGCGGCAGTGGCTCCGCCTCTGCCGTTCTTCATGGGGCCGCCGCAGATGGCGGTGGACGGAGTGCACGTCGCGTGGCCTCCGTCGAACGCCGCCGCAGCACATCGGCCACCGTACTCGTAG
- the LOC109728559 gene encoding mannose-1-phosphate guanylyltransferase 1-like has translation MKALILVGGFGTRLRPLTLSVPKPLVDFANKPMILHQIEALKSIGVTEVILAISYQPQVMLNFLEEFESRLGIRITCSQETEPLGTAGPLALAKEKILEEPDTPFFVLNSDIICEYPLQDLLHFHIAHGGEASIMVTKVAEPSKYGVAVVDENTHKVMKFVEKPSMFVGNKINAGIYILNPCVLDRIPLQPTSLERQIFPSIVERGLLYAMVYEGFWMDIGQPKDYLTGLRLYLEHLRAKSPSILAVGGNIIGNVLIDETAVIGEGCLIGPDVAVGRGCVVEPGVRLSSCTLMKGVRVRRSAHVSGSIVGWHSTVGESAHVGNMAILGEDVHVRETMFLNGVMVLPHKEINSHFVKPEIVM, from the exons ATGAAGGCTCTCATCCTTGTAGGCGGATTCGGCACCCGATTGAGGCCGTTGACGCTTAGCGTGCCCAAACCGCTCGTCGATTTCGCCAACAAGCCGATGATTCTGCATCAG ATCGAAGCCCTTAAATCTATCGGCGTAACTGAAGTTATTCTAGCCATCAGTTACCAGCCACAG GTCATGTTGAACTTCTTGGAAGAGTTTGAGTCGAGGCTCGGAATCAGGATCACCTGCTCGCAAGAAACCGAGCCTTTGGGCACCGCAGGCCCTCTGGCCCTCGCCAAAGAGAAGATACTCGAAGAGCCTGACACGCCATTCTTCGTGCTCAATAGCGATATCATTTGCGAGTACCCGCTACAAGATTTGCTTCATTTCCACATTGCTCATGGGGGTGAAGCCTCAATCATGGTCACCAAG GTGGCTGAGCCATCGAAATATGGAGTAGCGGTTGTGGACGAGAACACGCACAAGGTGATGAAATTCGTCGAGAAACCTTCGATGTTCGTGGGGAACAAGATCAATGCGGGAATCTATATACTAAACCCTTGTGTTCTCGATCGAATTCCGTTGCAACCCACGTCGTTAGAGCGGCAAATTTTCCCGTCGATCGTCGAGAGAGGCCTTTTGTATGCCATGGTCTATGAAGGCTTTTGGATGGACATTGGCCAACCAAAAGATTATCTCACTGGCCTTAGGCTCTACTTAGAACACCTTAGAGCTAAGTCTCCTTCGATCCTCGCGGTCGGTGGGAACATCATAGGCAATGTGTTGATTGACGAGACCGCGGTGATCGGTGAAGGGTGTTTGATCGGTCCCGACGTGGCGGTAGGCCGCGGTTGTGTGGTGGAGCCAGGGGTGAGGCTCTCGTCGTGCACGCTGATGAAGGGAGTTCGAGTTCGGAGGTCGGCACATGTCTCCGGGAGCATCGTGGGTTGGCACTCGACGGTCGGAGAGTCGGCGCATGTCGGCAACATGGCAATTCTTGGAGAGGATGTTCATGTGAGAGAGACCATGTTTCTCAATGGAGTTATGGTGCTACCTCATAAGGAGATCAATTCACACTTTGTTAAACCAGAAATTGTAATGTAA
- the LOC109728486 gene encoding protein LSD1: MPVPLAPYPFTPPNGAQNQLVCSGCRNLLLYPIGATSVCCAVCSAVTAVPPPGTEMAQLVCGGCHTLLMYIRGATSVQCSCCHTVNLALEANQVAHVNCGNCHMLLMYQYGARSVKCAVCNFVTSVGASPSAEQKLST, translated from the exons ATGCCAGTTCCTCTAGCCCCTTATCCATTTACACCACCAAATG gtgCGCAAAACCAACTTGTGTGTTCAGGCTGTCGAAATCTCCTTCTCTATCCGATAGGCGCGACGTCAGTATGCTGCGCCGTATGCAGCGCAGTGACTGCTGTACCCCCTCCTG GAACAGAAATGGCCCAATTAGTTTGCGGAGGATGCCACACTCTTCTAATGTACATACGCGGAGCGACCAGCGTACAATGTTCTTGTTGCCACACCGTCAACCTGGCTCTCGAAG CTAATCAGGTGGCGCACGTCAACTGCGGGAACTGCCACATGCTGCTGATGTACCAATACGGAGCAAGATCTGTGAAATGCGCGGTGTGCAATTTTGTGACATCTGTTGGG GCCTCGCCAAGCGCCGAACAAAAGCTCAGTACCTAA